From a single Planctomicrobium piriforme genomic region:
- a CDS encoding YezD family protein, with amino-acid sequence MERTIVETTAAASTDGRRAKARSKYPLQQIEQALEGLRYGHVTLVVQDGVVVMIERTEKNRLV; translated from the coding sequence GTGGAACGCACGATCGTGGAGACAACAGCTGCCGCCTCAACCGATGGCCGACGGGCGAAAGCGCGGTCCAAGTATCCGCTGCAACAAATCGAACAGGCCCTGGAAGGCCTGCGCTACGGCCACGTTACGCTGGTCGTGCAGGATGGAGTCGTCGTCATGATCGAACGGACTGAGAAGAACCGCCTGGTTTAG
- a CDS encoding tetratricopeptide repeat protein: protein MKRWPLLLIVSGCLTGCGETSAPNSTANAPAQAPGQNANSPAAAVPAPNYDQLLKDADVQLQSRNGNQAVQLLSQAITANPKRIDAYLKRASVLAEAKLTAAAVNDMTSAIALDPRNAKLLNTRGYFLLVSQQYDRASADFSDAIGLDLQYPQPYNNRGLCQVALGNFEEGIKDFDNALRAKADYVDAHNNRGFALMQFNRTEEALASFTKTLELDPKYINALSNRGRCYLKLNRPAEAAADYTSAIALQPDTIVHYASRAEAHKANNDQAACNADLHFAAWLRGLDELNQRIARNTRDADAWSERGRHLLLQDRQAEAERSLQNALTLKPDHAQALSGRAQLAMRQEKYEQAIADSTRALALDRRFETYSLRGDAYFATGKFGDAIADYEASRRFDRQVVEAYRQRALQLRNNGDEQLAQADEKFAAGLEKQLTEAVVEQDRTAPRAMVIEQVSYEVPAAEKSAQPQKSAASTQAK, encoded by the coding sequence ATGAAACGCTGGCCGCTGTTGCTGATTGTCTCTGGCTGTCTGACCGGCTGCGGAGAAACTTCCGCGCCGAATTCCACGGCAAACGCCCCAGCCCAGGCTCCCGGCCAGAACGCGAACAGCCCCGCCGCCGCTGTTCCCGCGCCCAACTACGATCAATTGCTGAAAGACGCGGACGTCCAGCTTCAGTCCAGAAACGGCAACCAGGCGGTGCAACTGCTCTCGCAGGCGATCACCGCCAATCCGAAACGGATTGACGCCTATCTCAAACGAGCGTCGGTTCTCGCTGAAGCGAAACTGACGGCCGCCGCCGTCAACGACATGACCTCGGCCATCGCCCTCGATCCGCGGAACGCGAAGCTCCTCAACACCCGCGGCTACTTCCTGCTGGTGAGCCAGCAATACGATCGCGCCTCCGCCGATTTTAGCGACGCCATCGGTCTCGATCTGCAGTATCCGCAGCCCTACAACAACCGCGGCCTGTGCCAGGTGGCGCTCGGGAACTTCGAAGAAGGGATCAAGGACTTCGACAACGCTCTCCGGGCCAAGGCCGACTATGTCGACGCCCACAACAATCGCGGCTTCGCCCTGATGCAGTTCAACCGCACGGAAGAAGCGCTGGCGTCGTTCACCAAAACGCTCGAACTCGATCCCAAATACATCAACGCCCTGTCGAACCGGGGGCGTTGCTATCTGAAGCTGAACCGGCCTGCGGAAGCGGCCGCCGATTACACGAGCGCCATCGCGCTGCAGCCGGACACCATCGTCCACTACGCCAGCCGCGCCGAAGCCCATAAGGCCAACAACGATCAGGCCGCCTGCAACGCTGATCTCCATTTCGCAGCCTGGCTGCGGGGACTCGATGAGCTGAATCAGCGCATCGCCCGGAATACTCGCGACGCCGATGCCTGGTCAGAACGGGGACGGCACCTGCTGTTGCAGGATCGTCAGGCCGAAGCAGAACGCTCGCTGCAGAACGCCCTCACCCTCAAGCCGGATCACGCGCAGGCTCTCTCTGGCCGCGCACAACTGGCGATGCGGCAAGAGAAATACGAGCAGGCAATTGCCGACAGCACCCGGGCACTGGCTCTGGATCGCCGCTTCGAAACCTATTCTCTTCGCGGAGATGCCTACTTCGCGACGGGCAAATTCGGCGACGCCATTGCCGACTACGAAGCCTCCCGCCGGTTCGACCGTCAAGTGGTCGAAGCCTACCGGCAACGGGCACTGCAGCTTCGCAACAACGGAGACGAACAACTGGCTCAGGCGGACGAGAAATTTGCCGCCGGACTCGAAAAGCAGTTGACCGAAGCAGTCGTCGAGCAGGATCGCACCGCTCCCCGCGCGATGGTCATCGAACAGGTCAGCTACGAGGTTCCAGCCGCAGAGAAGTCTGCCCAGCCGCAGAAGTCCGCGGCGTCGACTCAGGCGAAGTAG
- a CDS encoding methyltransferase domain-containing protein, whose protein sequence is MSSPASERSKPAEHYILSTGGSDVERLRLLHEVYGPGTEAMFRRAGLTAGQRVIEFGCGSGNIACWVAEQVGPTGSVVGIDNSPGQIEEARRQAARRGLTNIEFEVADAYSPKLPEQSFDIACCRLVLMHLTHPLEALKAMRSLVKPGGQVLCEEMDLGHWLCDPPAHGMSEFFRLNEELGRRRGENFDLGASLHRLFREAGFYRLNVHSNFVLALRGEVKRLLWMTFVEFAPELVREQLAEQAEVDTVAAELKQLADDETTLFGFPLIVQVGGEVKRG, encoded by the coding sequence GTGAGTTCGCCCGCGAGCGAAAGATCAAAACCGGCCGAGCACTATATTCTCTCGACCGGCGGCAGCGACGTGGAGCGGCTGCGGCTTTTGCATGAAGTCTATGGGCCAGGCACCGAGGCGATGTTCCGTCGGGCTGGGCTCACGGCAGGTCAACGGGTGATCGAGTTCGGTTGCGGCAGCGGCAACATTGCGTGCTGGGTCGCCGAACAGGTGGGGCCCACCGGCTCCGTCGTCGGTATCGATAACAGTCCTGGGCAGATCGAAGAAGCCCGACGCCAGGCCGCGCGCCGCGGGCTCACGAATATCGAATTTGAGGTGGCGGACGCGTATTCCCCGAAGCTCCCTGAGCAGTCTTTCGACATTGCGTGTTGCCGGCTTGTGCTGATGCATCTGACGCACCCTCTCGAGGCCCTGAAGGCGATGCGTTCGCTGGTGAAGCCAGGCGGTCAGGTGCTCTGTGAAGAAATGGACTTGGGACACTGGCTCTGCGACCCGCCTGCGCATGGGATGTCCGAATTCTTCCGTCTAAATGAAGAACTGGGCCGACGACGTGGCGAGAACTTCGACCTCGGCGCCTCGCTGCATCGACTGTTCCGCGAGGCCGGCTTTTACCGCCTGAACGTACACAGCAACTTTGTGCTGGCGCTGCGTGGTGAAGTCAAACGGCTGTTGTGGATGACATTCGTCGAATTCGCCCCGGAACTGGTGCGAGAACAACTGGCTGAGCAAGCAGAGGTCGACACGGTCGCCGCCGAGCTAAAGCAACTGGCGGATGACGAAACGACGTTGTTCGGGTTTCCCCTGATCGTGCAGGTAGGGGGCGAGGTGAAGAGAGGGTAG
- the thrS gene encoding threonine--tRNA ligase, which yields MQIQLPDGTVKDYPAGSTALDVARSIGERLANATIAAEVEGKIVDATRPLSELSEADPIPLRLLTTKDAAALGVLRHSCAHVMARAVMRLYEGVGLAFGPTTGNGFYYDFDLQTPISEEDFPRIEAEMEQIVKAAEPFERFSLDREEAIKFVGALDQELKTEHIETGLADHPTLSFYRQGEFVDLCRGPHIPDAGRIKAFKLVSVAGSYWKGDSSKKHLQRLYGTAFFDKKDMQAHLDQIEEAKRRDHRVLGKQHGLFTISNDVGQGLCLWLPKGATVRALLEDFIKQELLRRGYQPVYSPHVGRVEMYETSGHFPYYRDAQFAPIFGHPAGQLVDYWKQCLTSGELSEKFETDFLATSKDLCCPFEDYPKSNGKDEKLAYLSKWERQQERYLLKPMNCPHHVQMYKAMPRSYRDLPVRLAEFGTVYRHEQSGELNGMLRVRGLTQDDAHLFCTPEQVEQEFKDTLDLVKYVLSSVGLEDYRVQLSKRDPNSDKYVGSPELWNNAESTLRKVLVESGLNFTECEGEAAFYGPKADFMVRDAIGREWQLGTVQLDYNLPERFKLEYVGADNATHRPVMIHRAPFGSMERFVGMLIEHFAAAFPLWLAPEQVRILGLNDEMLPYCEDIKKQLQQAGFRATVDHQSANVKKKIRDAQLDLIPYMLVVGPKDRDQGGVSVRDRIEGDLGFMTLPDALAKLTEERDTRKIRQAVKRTFTGLGTSETESASEY from the coding sequence ATGCAGATTCAACTCCCCGACGGCACCGTCAAAGATTACCCCGCCGGCTCGACCGCCCTCGACGTCGCCCGTTCCATTGGTGAACGGCTCGCCAACGCGACCATTGCCGCCGAAGTCGAAGGGAAAATCGTCGACGCCACCCGACCGCTGTCCGAGTTGAGCGAAGCCGATCCGATTCCGCTCCGCCTGCTGACCACCAAAGATGCCGCAGCGCTCGGCGTGCTACGGCACTCCTGCGCCCACGTCATGGCCCGCGCGGTGATGCGGCTGTATGAAGGGGTCGGACTCGCCTTCGGTCCCACCACCGGCAACGGCTTCTATTACGACTTCGACCTGCAGACTCCGATCAGCGAAGAAGACTTTCCCCGTATCGAAGCGGAGATGGAACAGATCGTCAAAGCGGCCGAACCGTTCGAACGCTTCTCGCTCGATCGGGAGGAAGCCATCAAGTTCGTCGGCGCTCTCGATCAGGAACTCAAAACCGAGCACATCGAAACCGGCCTCGCCGATCACCCGACTCTCAGCTTCTACCGCCAGGGTGAATTCGTTGACCTGTGCCGCGGCCCGCACATTCCAGATGCCGGGCGCATCAAGGCCTTCAAACTCGTCAGTGTCGCCGGCTCGTACTGGAAGGGGGATTCCAGCAAGAAGCACCTGCAACGTTTGTACGGCACCGCGTTCTTCGACAAGAAAGACATGCAGGCTCACCTCGATCAGATCGAGGAAGCCAAACGCCGCGACCACCGCGTCCTCGGCAAGCAGCACGGCCTGTTCACCATCAGCAACGACGTCGGCCAGGGGCTTTGCCTTTGGCTGCCGAAAGGGGCCACCGTCCGCGCCCTGCTCGAAGACTTCATCAAGCAGGAACTCCTCCGTCGCGGGTATCAGCCGGTCTACTCCCCGCACGTCGGCCGCGTTGAGATGTACGAAACCAGCGGACACTTCCCCTACTACCGCGACGCCCAGTTCGCCCCCATCTTCGGGCACCCGGCCGGGCAACTCGTCGACTACTGGAAGCAGTGCCTCACCTCAGGCGAACTCAGCGAAAAGTTCGAAACCGATTTTCTGGCGACCAGCAAAGACCTGTGCTGCCCGTTTGAGGACTATCCCAAATCGAACGGTAAAGACGAGAAGCTCGCGTACCTGAGTAAGTGGGAACGTCAGCAGGAACGCTACCTGCTCAAGCCGATGAACTGTCCGCATCACGTGCAGATGTACAAGGCGATGCCCCGCTCGTACCGCGATCTGCCGGTGCGGCTGGCAGAGTTCGGCACCGTGTATCGGCACGAACAGTCCGGCGAACTCAACGGCATGCTCCGCGTCCGCGGCCTCACCCAGGACGATGCCCACCTGTTCTGTACTCCTGAGCAAGTCGAGCAGGAATTCAAGGACACCCTCGACCTCGTCAAGTACGTTCTCAGCAGCGTCGGTCTCGAAGACTATCGTGTGCAGCTCTCGAAGCGCGATCCCAATTCCGACAAGTACGTCGGCTCACCGGAATTGTGGAATAACGCCGAAAGCACTCTGCGAAAAGTTCTGGTCGAGAGCGGGCTCAACTTCACCGAGTGCGAAGGGGAAGCCGCCTTCTACGGCCCGAAGGCCGACTTTATGGTCCGCGATGCCATCGGCCGCGAATGGCAGCTCGGCACCGTGCAGCTCGACTACAACCTGCCGGAGCGCTTCAAGCTCGAGTACGTTGGCGCGGATAACGCGACCCATCGTCCGGTGATGATTCACCGCGCGCCGTTCGGCTCGATGGAACGCTTCGTCGGGATGCTCATCGAGCACTTCGCCGCCGCCTTCCCCCTCTGGCTTGCCCCGGAACAGGTGCGCATCCTCGGCCTCAACGACGAAATGCTCCCCTACTGCGAAGACATCAAGAAGCAACTGCAACAAGCCGGCTTCCGCGCGACCGTCGATCACCAGTCGGCGAACGTCAAAAAGAAAATCCGCGACGCGCAGCTCGATCTCATCCCCTACATGCTCGTCGTCGGCCCAAAAGACCGCGACCAGGGAGGCGTTTCCGTCCGCGACCGCATCGAAGGCGACCTCGGCTTCATGACCCTGCCAGATGCCCTCGCCAAACTCACCGAGGAACGCGACACCCGTAAAATCCGCCAGGCGGTGAAACGCACCTTCACAGGGCTAGGCACCAGCGAAACCGAGAGCGCCAGCGAGTATTGA
- a CDS encoding autotransporter outer membrane beta-barrel domain-containing protein, with the protein MEARVLLAGGNHAPKLATIGGQAAIYTENQPPVLLAKGGTVTDVDSANFDGGMLVVKLSGARTGDLLSIQNQGTADGQIGLSGPNVTYGGTAIGTWSGGVYTGADTMSLTVTFNANSNTTSAQALIRTIGFSNPSDSPPETIRSLSFQISDGDGGTSAALGKSLEIRPINDPPVLANFGGAVAFTGQTPVILDGDATITDVDMTDLNGALLTVKIGTNAQASDILSIRNQGIAHGQVGIDGTNVTYGGSIIGAWSGGTNNVSLTIRFNVLAKVDASQAVLRNIQFSNDAVDRSSLPRTVRVVFDDGDGGVSSALTKTIRIENAPPQVGVFAGTVNYSAATGQPILVDYDATVSDSDSPNFAGGKLTIAISANAQSTDVLSIRNLGIGAGKIGVQGTNVTYGGVVIGTFTGGTNKVGLNVTFNSNATPQAVQTLLRNITFKSTLTAPVTAARTIRAILTDGEGGTSAAVTKTIRIV; encoded by the coding sequence TTGGAAGCCAGGGTTCTGTTGGCAGGTGGAAACCACGCTCCGAAGCTCGCGACAATTGGCGGGCAGGCAGCGATTTACACCGAGAATCAACCTCCCGTTCTCTTGGCCAAAGGGGGAACTGTCACCGACGTGGATTCGGCGAATTTCGACGGCGGCATGCTGGTCGTCAAACTCTCGGGCGCCCGAACGGGTGATCTGCTGTCGATTCAAAACCAGGGGACTGCCGACGGCCAGATCGGACTCAGCGGCCCGAATGTGACTTACGGCGGGACTGCGATCGGCACTTGGAGCGGCGGCGTGTACACAGGTGCGGACACGATGTCATTGACGGTCACATTCAACGCCAATTCGAATACTACTTCGGCACAGGCTCTCATCCGGACGATCGGTTTCAGCAATCCCAGCGACAGCCCGCCTGAGACGATTCGGAGTTTGTCGTTTCAAATTTCCGATGGCGACGGCGGCACGAGCGCAGCCTTGGGCAAGTCCTTAGAAATCAGGCCGATTAACGATCCCCCAGTTCTTGCGAATTTTGGCGGCGCGGTGGCGTTCACTGGTCAAACGCCGGTGATACTGGATGGCGATGCCACGATCACTGATGTCGATATGACCGATCTGAACGGGGCGCTCCTGACAGTCAAGATCGGCACCAATGCCCAGGCGAGCGACATCCTCTCCATCCGAAACCAGGGAATCGCGCATGGCCAGGTTGGGATCGATGGAACGAACGTGACTTACGGGGGAAGCATCATCGGCGCCTGGAGCGGCGGTACAAACAATGTTTCACTGACGATCAGGTTTAATGTTTTGGCAAAGGTCGATGCGTCGCAGGCGGTGCTTCGAAATATCCAATTCAGCAATGATGCAGTTGACCGGTCATCCTTGCCGCGAACGGTGCGAGTCGTTTTCGATGACGGCGACGGCGGAGTGAGTAGCGCCCTCACAAAGACCATCAGGATTGAAAATGCTCCCCCTCAGGTGGGCGTTTTCGCCGGAACGGTCAATTACTCCGCTGCGACGGGCCAACCCATTCTCGTTGACTACGACGCAACGGTCAGCGATTCGGATTCGCCCAATTTCGCAGGCGGAAAACTGACGATCGCGATCAGTGCGAATGCGCAGTCCACCGACGTTCTCTCGATTCGCAATTTGGGAATTGGGGCCGGGAAGATCGGTGTCCAGGGCACAAACGTCACCTATGGCGGCGTGGTGATCGGCACGTTCACAGGCGGTACGAATAAGGTGGGGCTGAATGTGACATTCAACTCCAATGCAACACCTCAAGCCGTGCAAACTCTACTGCGAAACATCACTTTCAAGAGTACTTTGACCGCTCCGGTGACTGCGGCCAGAACGATTCGTGCGATCCTCACCGACGGCGAGGGGGGCACGAGCGCGGCGGTGACGAAGACGATCAGGATTGTGTGA
- a CDS encoding PVC-type heme-binding CxxCH protein: MNLRFSTFALAVAFSATSQTIAADAPPRSTDPRVTIELFAESPQIKTPTGIDVDSRGRVFAIECNTHFRPEGYDGHPTDRLLILIDADHDGRCETVKTFADGFQFAMSVAVRPVWLDSVRLSGEQNPLKVDGLGLKDNSNTQPSTFNLKPSPNPQPFQVFLATRKAIFLLEDTDGDDVCDKQTQLAWLDTKGDYPHNGLAGFAFDALGWMYFGFGENLGAPYTLFSRESLSPVSSVESPEPEKKSVNSNSPSTLNPQRSTTFSGGAEGGNLYRMRPDGTQLSHWATGFWNPHASCVDAFGRLFSVDNDPDSRPPCRLLHIIEGGDYGYKFRNGRKGLHPFTSWNGEVPGTLPMVAGTGEAPSGILAYEHDALPEDYLGRLFVTSWGDHRIDTFVLKNKGASFESVAEPLIVGGENFRPVGIALAPNGSLYCTDWVLRDYKIHGKGRVWRIRPTDASKLAADARKNGEKETDRLKSKILNERRLAAKNIAGTQTGEAGLTAIVLNRSETQRARAEAAFAVVKNSQSVPGKRPFTRDALRSLWFALDDVSEAAFNSIGNCRISIPVADEAFVVLGHIPTDQDSFCTYMDLPRNHVEMQEELAVALLNLERQRFREPETGNSLCHPGLTAAYMTSDPFVTAAAINICASSLHAKKIFGTPSEPSQTSEYPFALTYRAIYPHDTNIALGLLKNMNPQIRRVAVQWAAEEDMKDLRPQVEAVLKSEPMTPELFLATLAALEMLDGKAPQDFDKTPPGKYVLPLLKDDKTPPAIRIQALKLIDPTDGSLGIDLLTKLSQSEDPQLKLEAVRTLALSNRPEAMNPLVEIVATPPASNRDPTMPIYEEAVLGLAGFVQNPATSERATGILLAALTHITGSKADADLAHEIALSLRPKASDPAVAAALKTEQQAVPASAGTSPQNDGDWRAALAAATNDDQQTAAMRGRIVFFHPNSAGCAKCHTVDGRGGKIGPDLSRAGSMFSREKLIDSILEPSKEISPQFTNWSMIATDGRVHTGMIVNENEGVTVLGQTDGTLVTLKTVDVEERTPQTTSVMPEKLEEKLTTRDFRDLLAFLQSLK, encoded by the coding sequence ATGAATCTTCGTTTCTCGACGTTCGCGCTGGCTGTGGCGTTCTCTGCGACTTCTCAAACTATTGCGGCCGATGCGCCGCCGCGGAGTACCGATCCCCGCGTCACGATTGAACTCTTCGCCGAGTCGCCCCAGATCAAGACTCCCACCGGCATCGACGTCGATTCCAGGGGTCGGGTGTTTGCCATCGAGTGCAACACCCACTTCCGCCCGGAAGGCTACGACGGCCATCCCACCGACCGGCTGCTGATCCTGATCGACGCCGACCACGACGGCCGCTGCGAAACGGTGAAGACCTTCGCCGACGGCTTTCAGTTCGCGATGAGCGTGGCGGTGAGACCGGTATGGCTTGATTCTGTTCGCTTGTCGGGCGAACAGAATCCGTTGAAGGTTGATGGTTTAGGGTTGAAGGACAATTCAAACACTCAACCTTCAACCTTCAACCTTAAACCATCTCCCAACCCTCAACCCTTTCAGGTCTTCCTCGCCACTCGCAAAGCCATCTTCCTCCTCGAAGACACCGACGGTGACGATGTCTGTGACAAGCAGACGCAGTTGGCCTGGCTCGATACCAAAGGTGACTACCCCCACAACGGCCTCGCCGGATTCGCGTTTGATGCCCTCGGGTGGATGTATTTCGGCTTCGGCGAAAATCTCGGCGCGCCCTATACACTGTTCAGCCGGGAGTCGTTGAGTCCAGTGTCCAGTGTCGAGAGTCCAGAGCCAGAGAAGAAATCAGTGAATTCGAATTCACCCTCAACGCTCAACCCTCAACGCTCAACGACCTTCTCCGGCGGCGCGGAAGGCGGCAACCTCTACCGCATGCGTCCCGATGGCACTCAACTCTCCCATTGGGCGACGGGGTTCTGGAATCCGCATGCCAGTTGCGTCGATGCCTTCGGGCGGCTGTTCTCCGTCGATAACGATCCGGACTCGCGTCCGCCCTGCCGGTTGCTGCACATCATCGAAGGGGGCGATTACGGGTACAAGTTCCGCAACGGCCGCAAAGGGCTGCACCCGTTCACGAGCTGGAACGGCGAAGTGCCGGGCACGTTGCCGATGGTGGCCGGGACCGGCGAAGCCCCTTCAGGCATTCTGGCCTACGAGCATGACGCACTGCCGGAAGATTACCTGGGTCGGCTGTTCGTGACCTCGTGGGGAGACCACCGTATCGACACGTTCGTTTTGAAGAACAAAGGGGCGTCGTTCGAATCAGTTGCCGAGCCGCTGATTGTCGGCGGCGAAAACTTCCGCCCTGTCGGCATCGCCCTCGCTCCTAACGGGTCGCTGTACTGCACCGACTGGGTGCTGCGGGACTACAAGATTCACGGGAAAGGACGCGTGTGGAGAATTCGACCGACGGATGCGTCGAAGCTTGCCGCAGATGCACGGAAGAACGGAGAGAAAGAGACAGACCGCCTGAAGTCGAAGATTCTGAACGAGCGCCGACTCGCCGCGAAAAACATCGCCGGGACTCAAACAGGGGAAGCAGGCCTGACCGCGATTGTATTGAATAGATCGGAGACGCAGAGAGCCCGAGCCGAGGCTGCTTTTGCAGTGGTTAAAAACTCTCAGAGTGTCCCAGGAAAACGGCCATTCACACGGGATGCCTTGAGATCACTGTGGTTTGCGTTAGACGATGTCAGCGAAGCAGCTTTCAACTCGATCGGAAATTGCCGCATTTCAATTCCGGTCGCAGATGAGGCTTTCGTCGTTCTTGGTCATATCCCCACTGATCAGGATAGTTTCTGCACATACATGGACCTTCCCAGAAATCATGTGGAAATGCAGGAAGAATTGGCCGTTGCACTCCTAAATCTCGAACGCCAGAGATTTCGCGAGCCAGAAACCGGAAACAGTCTCTGCCATCCAGGTTTGACTGCTGCATACATGACGTCGGACCCATTCGTGACGGCCGCCGCTATCAACATCTGTGCGTCGAGTCTTCATGCAAAAAAAATATTTGGCACACCATCAGAACCATCGCAAACTTCAGAGTATCCATTTGCATTGACCTATAGGGCGATTTACCCCCACGACACAAACATTGCATTAGGCCTATTGAAAAACATGAATCCTCAAATTCGCCGCGTCGCCGTTCAATGGGCTGCTGAAGAGGACATGAAAGACCTCCGCCCGCAGGTGGAAGCAGTTCTCAAGTCCGAGCCGATGACGCCCGAGTTGTTCCTGGCCACGCTGGCGGCGCTCGAGATGCTCGACGGCAAGGCGCCGCAGGATTTCGATAAGACGCCGCCAGGTAAGTATGTCTTGCCGCTGCTCAAGGACGACAAGACGCCGCCTGCGATTCGAATTCAGGCACTCAAGCTGATTGACCCGACGGACGGCTCGCTGGGGATTGATCTGCTGACGAAACTGTCGCAGTCGGAAGATCCGCAACTCAAGCTGGAAGCGGTTCGCACCCTGGCCCTGTCGAACCGGCCTGAGGCGATGAATCCGCTGGTCGAAATCGTTGCCACGCCGCCGGCATCCAACCGCGACCCCACGATGCCGATCTATGAAGAGGCGGTCCTCGGGCTGGCCGGCTTCGTGCAGAATCCCGCCACCAGCGAAAGGGCGACTGGCATTCTCCTCGCCGCGTTGACACACATCACCGGCTCCAAGGCCGATGCAGACCTGGCCCATGAGATTGCCCTGTCGCTTCGTCCCAAAGCGAGTGACCCGGCAGTCGCTGCGGCGCTAAAGACGGAGCAGCAGGCCGTCCCGGCATCGGCTGGCACTTCTCCGCAGAATGATGGTGACTGGCGGGCGGCGCTGGCGGCTGCCACCAACGACGACCAACAGACTGCCGCAATGCGCGGAAGGATCGTCTTCTTCCATCCCAACAGCGCAGGCTGTGCCAAGTGCCATACGGTCGACGGACGGGGAGGCAAGATCGGCCCGGACCTCTCTCGGGCAGGCAGCATGTTCAGTCGCGAAAAACTGATCGATTCCATCCTCGAACCGTCCAAAGAAATCTCGCCGCAGTTCACCAACTGGAGCATGATCGCCACCGACGGTCGGGTGCACACCGGGATGATCGTGAACGAGAACGAAGGGGTCACGGTTCTCGGCCAGACCGACGGCACACTCGTCACTCTGAAAACAGTCGACGTGGAAGAACGCACTCCACAGACGACCTCGGTGATGCCGGAAAAACTGGAAGAGAAACTGACCACCCGCGATTTCCGCGACCTGCTGGCGTTTCTGCAAAGCCTGAAATAG
- a CDS encoding DUF1501 domain-containing protein, with the protein MQFPHPDLFDSGMTRRAALKSASAGFGYVALAGMLGQQLPKTARASEIAPLAPKKPHFTPRAKRVIFLFMQGATSQMDTWEYKPQLQANDGKVGPGGGTLTASKFKFSQYGETGTWVSELYPHVAQHVDKLCFLRGLHTDTPAHPQAVIQLHTGTALASLTRPSMGAWMMYGLGTENQDLPGYITINPPPNFGGAVNYGSAFLPAHFQGTRINDTGYLPNLQASAPFALQRKQIDLIQSLNRDLGRQPNAPDELDGVIQSYELAFKMQGKVPELLDISQEPEVVREAYGVKPGPAGSFARQCLMARRLCEAGVRFIEVCHPGWDQHNNLHQGLIRNSAATDQPTAALLADLHQRGLLDETLVLFGSEFGRLPTSQGPDGRDHNITGYPMWMAGAGVKPGFSYGATDEYGQHAIEGRMHTTDLHATLLALMGLDHELLTYPYAGREFRLTDVAGNVVKEIFS; encoded by the coding sequence ATGCAATTCCCGCACCCTGATCTTTTCGATTCCGGGATGACGCGGCGCGCGGCGCTGAAATCGGCGAGTGCCGGCTTCGGCTATGTCGCACTCGCTGGCATGCTGGGACAACAACTCCCGAAAACCGCTCGCGCCAGCGAAATTGCCCCGCTGGCTCCGAAAAAACCACATTTCACGCCGCGAGCCAAGCGAGTGATTTTCCTGTTCATGCAGGGCGCCACTTCGCAGATGGACACCTGGGAATACAAGCCCCAGCTCCAGGCAAACGACGGCAAAGTCGGCCCCGGCGGCGGCACGCTGACCGCATCGAAATTCAAGTTCAGCCAGTACGGCGAGACGGGCACCTGGGTTTCCGAACTGTATCCCCACGTCGCTCAGCACGTCGACAAGTTGTGCTTTCTGCGGGGTCTGCATACTGACACGCCTGCACATCCCCAGGCGGTGATTCAACTGCACACTGGAACCGCATTGGCGTCACTTACCCGGCCGTCGATGGGCGCCTGGATGATGTATGGGCTGGGAACCGAGAACCAGGATCTACCGGGTTATATCACGATCAATCCGCCGCCAAATTTTGGTGGTGCAGTGAACTACGGCAGCGCGTTTCTCCCGGCACATTTTCAAGGAACGAGAATCAACGATACCGGCTATCTGCCCAACCTGCAGGCGAGCGCCCCGTTCGCATTACAGAGAAAGCAGATCGACTTGATTCAATCGCTGAACCGTGACCTGGGCCGCCAACCCAATGCCCCCGACGAACTCGACGGAGTCATTCAATCCTACGAACTGGCCTTCAAGATGCAGGGCAAGGTGCCTGAGCTGCTCGACATCTCACAAGAGCCTGAAGTTGTCCGCGAAGCCTACGGAGTGAAGCCCGGGCCGGCCGGCAGTTTTGCCCGGCAGTGTCTGATGGCACGCCGTTTGTGCGAAGCAGGCGTGCGTTTTATCGAAGTCTGCCATCCCGGCTGGGATCAACATAATAATTTACATCAGGGCCTGATTCGAAACTCAGCCGCCACCGACCAGCCGACGGCGGCGCTGCTGGCCGATCTTCATCAGCGAGGACTGCTCGACGAGACACTGGTGCTCTTCGGAAGTGAATTCGGACGGCTGCCGACATCACAAGGGCCCGACGGCCGCGATCACAACATCACCGGGTATCCCATGTGGATGGCCGGAGCCGGCGTGAAGCCCGGCTTCTCCTACGGCGCGACGGACGAATACGGACAGCACGCCATCGAGGGCCGCATGCACACGACCGATCTCCATGCCACGCTCCTGGCATTGATGGGCCTCGACCACGAATTGCTGACCTACCCGTACGCCGGACGCGAATTCCGACTGACTGATGTGGCCGGCAACGTCGTAAAAGAGATTTTCAGCTAA